A region from the Myripristis murdjan chromosome 23, fMyrMur1.1, whole genome shotgun sequence genome encodes:
- the tspan11 gene encoding tetraspanin-11 isoform X2 yields the protein MSVYKDDQEDWLTVCLKYLLFVFNFLFWVGGAAVLGVGVWTLVEKSDYLSLLASSTFAVSAYILILAGGLVVVTGFLGCCAVIREQRSCLSMYFSCLLLIFLIELVAGVLAYVYYQRLSEELKQHLNQTMTENYAQPGKEAITLAVDRLQQDFKCCGSNNSRDWMHSVYISTDQAERRLVPDSCCKTITPHCGMRDHPSNIYKVEGGCITKLEQFLADHLLVIGAVGIGVACLQICGMVFTCCLYRRIKMDPY from the exons ATGTCGGTATACAAAGATGACCAAGAGGACTGGCTGACAGTGTGTCTCAAATACCTGCTCTTTGTTTTCAACTTCCTCTTTTGG GTGGGTGGGGCAGCGGTTCTGGGCGTAGGAGTTTGGACCCTGGTGGAGAAGAGTGATTACTTGAGCCTGCTAGCCTCCAGCACCTTCGCTGTATCGGCCTACATCCTCATCTTGGCTGGCGGCCTGGTGGTGGTCACAGGCTTCCTGGGCTGCTGTGCTGTCATCCGGGAGCAGAGAAGCTGCCTGTCCATG TATTTTTCCTGCCTGCTGTTAATCTTCCTGATTGAGCTGGTGGCTGGAGTTCTCGCCTATGTGTATTACCAGAGG CTGAGTGAGGAGCTGAAGCAGCATCTGAACCAGACTATGACTGAAAACTACGCCCAGCCAGGGAAGGAGGCCATCACATTGGCTGTGGACAGACTACAGCAGGAT TTCAAGTGCTGTGGCAGCAACAACTCCCGTGACTGGATGCACAGCGTGTACATTTCAACAGATCAGGCGGAGCGCAGGTTGGTCCCTGACAGCTGCTGTAAGACCATCACCCCTCACTGCGGGATGAGAGACCACCCCTCCAACATCTACAAAGTGGAG GGTGGCTGTATCACCAAGCTGGAGCAGTTCCTGGCAGACCACCTATTGGTCATTGGTGCTGTGGGGATAGGAGTGGCCTGTTTACAG ATCTGTGGAATGGTGTTCACCTGCTGCTTGTACAGGAGGATCAAGATGGATCCTTACTGA
- the tspan11 gene encoding tetraspanin-11 isoform X1: MSVYKDDQEDWLTVCLKYLLFVFNFLFWVGGAAVLGVGVWTLVEKSDYLSLLASSTFAVSAYILILAGGLVVVTGFLGCCAVIREQRSCLSMYFSCLLLIFLIELVAGVLAYVYYQRLSEELKQHLNQTMTENYAQPGKEAITLAVDRLQQDFKCCGSNNSRDWMHSVYISTDQAERRLVPDSCCKTITPHCGMRDHPSNIYKVEGGCITKLEQFLADHLLVIGAVGIGVACLQLAGAVLTACFIYLLYKEEEEDFGTM, from the exons ATGTCGGTATACAAAGATGACCAAGAGGACTGGCTGACAGTGTGTCTCAAATACCTGCTCTTTGTTTTCAACTTCCTCTTTTGG GTGGGTGGGGCAGCGGTTCTGGGCGTAGGAGTTTGGACCCTGGTGGAGAAGAGTGATTACTTGAGCCTGCTAGCCTCCAGCACCTTCGCTGTATCGGCCTACATCCTCATCTTGGCTGGCGGCCTGGTGGTGGTCACAGGCTTCCTGGGCTGCTGTGCTGTCATCCGGGAGCAGAGAAGCTGCCTGTCCATG TATTTTTCCTGCCTGCTGTTAATCTTCCTGATTGAGCTGGTGGCTGGAGTTCTCGCCTATGTGTATTACCAGAGG CTGAGTGAGGAGCTGAAGCAGCATCTGAACCAGACTATGACTGAAAACTACGCCCAGCCAGGGAAGGAGGCCATCACATTGGCTGTGGACAGACTACAGCAGGAT TTCAAGTGCTGTGGCAGCAACAACTCCCGTGACTGGATGCACAGCGTGTACATTTCAACAGATCAGGCGGAGCGCAGGTTGGTCCCTGACAGCTGCTGTAAGACCATCACCCCTCACTGCGGGATGAGAGACCACCCCTCCAACATCTACAAAGTGGAG GGTGGCTGTATCACCAAGCTGGAGCAGTTCCTGGCAGACCACCTATTGGTCATTGGTGCTGTGGGGATAGGAGTGGCCTGTTTACAG CTGGCCGGGGCAGTCTTGACAGCCTGCTTTATCTATCTGCTCtataaagaagaggaagaggacttCGGTACAATGTGA